The region CAACAGGAAAGGAGGAATTATACGTACCTCGGTGAAACTGTTCCATGGAAAAAGGGACACGATATCCGACCGCGCGATTGTCCCACCGATTGTATATGTTCTTGTTTGTACGACGATCGTTTTGCTCTATTTCTACTCCGTTCGTGAATATTATGCAATCATTTCGGCTCGTAATCGCGCTAATGCATGTTAGCAATGCGTTACGTTCTCGTGAATTCTTGTGAAGATTTTCGAATgctcgcgcgagagaaagCAAACTAGAGCTGCGCTTTTGTGCGCACGTTTATTGAGTACAggcttttgaaaaaaattacataaaacgtTAAATCAAACTGGAAaagttgtaatattaaattaagcaactatttaaatttatttaattatcttaatagtatatattaattttgaaattaattaaattcctaagctaatcctttttttaaaaacagaattattttacaaagttgACTCTTTTGAATTCAGAGTTTTAAATATAgatcagaaaattattttattctttaacaaCGTAATATGAGCTAGATATATCCCCTTAAggtgaaattaaaatagatatgaCGGTATCCCATTGAAAATTCTTACATTCTCCaattaattttctgaaatGGCACGAGCGAGCTATTTGCAGCAAAGTGAACGTTAACCGCGGCATGTTGGAGAGTCCACGTTGCCCACCCACTCATAATTACACTGCACGTCGCTCAgagattttcaatttttccgtTTGAAGCTCGAGAATGTAGAATGCCAGCCAATCtggaataaataatgtatgaaAACAGATGTTTCTCATAAAACATCGCCGTTCAGTTCGCAACGGTGCGTAGTCGACTGgcaaatatacaattatgcTGCAGCAGCCAGGTGCATTGCGGAATTATTGCTTGCGACAAGCTTTTTCTGCATATGGATAGGCAGTCGTTTCCTCGCGCTGCAACGGCAGCGTAAAAAGAGAATCGTTATGGCCCCAAAATGCGATCACGCGAggtatattatctatttattgcGGTCGCAAAGTCGCCTATTTACgcaatccatttttttttaatattaatcctACGTTGCTTCATTAAATCTACTTTATTATCGgtcttttcttaataatttcttattaatttcttattaactTCATCTATCTGCAATATCTTCTAATcactgtatttttattaaatttttttattcataattttaatgttagcttttcattttactaaaataacttttttttagaaaactgctattacatttattaactttattttaacgGTATTTTTGTTACtgtcgaatattttttttgttttgaaatcGATGAGAAGAGAAAGTGATGAAAACGAACTAAATTCCAGAATGCCCTATACTGTACATTACTATATCGTATAGATTAAATCACAGGTTACATGTGTGTTGATGTTTAACTGATAACTACCGAAACGTCTCACGTTCGAACCGGTTGGGGCGTATCGCCGATTTTAATCGAGCCCCTGTTAATGATCAAGCCCTGCCCCCAAGTCAGGTAATAATCATTGGAGCGTAGAGTTCGCTGGTAAGCAAGCGTGACACTAGcatctatataataatttacatgcaCGGGCATTTAATTAGGTTCCCAGTCGCCCAGTCTGCACCAGTAGCACATATTTCACGACGATAAATCTTGATTACTATCCCGACAAATGTATCAAATGTATCCCCTCGGTCAACCGGGGGAACTATTAATGCTCGAATCTCAATCGCATTTGGATAAGAATCTATTCGAGTTTATATGGCAATCGAGACATGTATTCGGCACGATATTTTATCTTGACGGATTACGCTATGCATTAAATGATGCGCAATGCATTGAATGATATGCACTGAGAGTTTATGGCGAGCGAAACGCCATAACAAGACTTGAAATGCATCTTcaattatcaaactttaaaaattagaagGCTTTATCCGGCTCTTGCTATTGTTTTTCATtttccttctttatttttttttactataaattttattaatttaatcataaacatcttttcacgtttttccaagtcatttttttaaataaggaaTATTTAAGGTATTCGTAAATGTCACGAGAAGGGTTGTCGGTTTTCTTAATCGATTTGCTTTCGTTCGTGAGGCAGTTATCGATTGTAACGTCATATTCGTGTCTCTGTCGTCTCGAAATCATAATAATTCTGGACGAGCAGCAGGTACCACTCGAAATAAATTTCCTTTCTATTGACCGCTTACCAAGGAACTGGAGCAACTTCCCCAATAACGGGAGCACGTTCGCGAATACGCGATCACACGCTATCTATCCGATAGAGCGGTTGCATGAATAATGAATGTAGCATGCGGTGCATTACGTAGCACACGTTGTTGCATACTTTCTCTCTtcgtaataaacgtttttccGCGATAAAACGTGTTTCCTCGGACGCCGCCCGCTGCACGTGCGCTACGAGCAATCTTGACATGTCCTGTCACTTTgatatttcatatatcttAACTACGATATTGAGATGACAGCTTTTTATAACAATGTGATCAATTATTATGCGATAGccattattaatcatttatcgGTCCTTTTGATTCAACTTCTGTATAATTAGCATGCAATTCTATTCTCATTTAATCCTTAgttgcattaataataatctaattgtaaattaatagaataataatattataaatattatagttaatattaatataattatgtataaaattttttaataattttattttacataaaaaattaattaattatattattattataatttattgtgttttgttatttatattctaaatttacttcacaaaataaaaaacttgattaaatttataattatttttgtaagcaggagaattattaaaaaattatatgtgtaaGGCATATGAGTAGAGTAGTAGCAGTACAAATAATATGATCAGTATTgcttatcaattttattttaatagtaatattatttcatagataattttaataacgaagATATTCTCTTTTTGCTTATATCTTTGGATTTGACGTATGATTGCTTTAATTAGAACTTTGTTCTTGAGCCAGACTGGAAAGTACAATGAGACTTATATGCGGTTAGAAGTTTGCGACGGaagtaaaattacataaacgTTTACTGTACTTCGTAACTACCTTGAGGAAGTGCTTTGCGCAAGCGGAGATTCCTAATAGCGTGGCTATAGCTCTAAGGAAGGCTTGAGCCAACTCTGCCCGTGCTGCatatcgtaataataattgttaattgtttCGTTTGTTGTAATCCGATCGCCACGACACGACCGATCGCGTGCGAAAGGTGGATTTCACTTTGCGCAAAGTGGAAGTAACGGAAGTCGTTACGAAATCgttacaatttcattttcgCCCGCGGAAATTTATTCTCGTACGAGATAGAGTGATTTGAAAGGAGAGTAAAAGGCTTAGGGTCACACTTATTATTCTCACTATTCATGTCTAgttaacattattttcagataatgCATACGATTTGAATTagatatatacctatatggatgtaatttgatttaagaatgtaattttatgagaacgttaagattaaatttttatttatcacttcgttctattttaaattattctatatttatgctgctttaaatcatatataggCAAATGCCATTCACGAGACAAGTCAAGCACGATTTCTAATCCGATTCGTGACGTAGACATAAATGGGAGAGCGAACATATATAACAGCAATATTCATTGATTTACGATTAGTCAGCATTGAACTCCAAATGAATTAAGAtttcaaaagaaaaacgaCGATATCGGCCACACGTTTCAAGTTACACAcgtgcatttatatttatagaacaaatattctttgaaaacattgtagtaataatattttctcaacGTTTATCGTAGCAGATAGCTGTAATTGCATCGTGTAAATGCATATGCATTCATAAtgagttttaattatttttattttgtataataaaagttatacaattataaaaattacaagaataacagagtaaaaaaagagtaaaaaaaatgtagaaacatatgaaaattttattaaatataattatatgtaaaaataaaaattatgagtattatgttgaataattaaaaataaatcttttttaatttttaataaaaaaatatattataaaattgataaaataaatttgtaaaaagtttttgtaaaaaagtttatttttttatgtgacacgtttgagttttttctgtactacgttaaataaaaaattttgtaatttttttctaaactaatatatacacattttagaatttacaataaaagaaatccctatttaatctaattttttcactCCCATTGGAGTTTTTCGATTTATCCTCGACACGTGTATGAACTATCATGCTCGATAGTATCGGAAGGATTGAAGGCTCGCTATCGATGGTGGTCGGAAGATACCGGGTGTTGTCCATTTCTCGCAGGCGCGTGAGTGTTATCGCGGATGGTCGGATGGGAAAATTGATGTTCCGTCGCCGTTGTTATTGGTTCGACGACGAGGTACGAGAACCACTGGGAAAATGTGAACGTATGGACACCCGACGTTGTCTGTCCGACTCGACTCGGTGTTCAGTGTCGTCAGTTCGATCCGGTCAGTGGGCCATTCAGCATGAACAACGAGCGCagtaagttatatttttatacgctaACCTGTCTAGCTTTTCTTTTCCGGTGCACCCGTATATAACCCGGTAATGTTCCCGTAGCCGGTGATATTTTACTAAAGCTGAAGTCAAGTAAAGTTTCTGCAGTTTTTATATTACGAGCCTGTTATGCCTTCTATAATACGAACTACGATCGCGGGTATACCGATACTAACggacgtaataataataaaaataatataacaattgcGTAAATAACCGTAATAATTATACGatggttttttaattgttaataacaatatctttttttttagttgtatATCCTtacatttttcacattaagaaataaaatagatgtaaaaaagagaaaaatttaaaagaaagatggaagaaaaactaaaatgttgaaaattgcataaaaaaggAAACTTATAGATAGATCTTGCTATTTTAtcatagtaaaaatttttattttgtacttgtttaattaatttaattattttgtatacaataaaattttatctttattcttactattagtaataaaagcattatttattaaaaaatatttaacataaaaatttattatatcttataatattaaaaattatatagaaagattatatataaaaagactGATTTTGTTTGTTTGAAATGTTTAAGTCAATTGGgagcaaaaaaattcataatcaaatttaacatatttcaagaaaaatattttattttatcttttatctttttgaaatCGTATTGAGCGCAAAGATGACCTTATTTTGATAGTGCGATAACAAAACCAGGCTATTTGAAAATAGAGGCCTACATTAACGAATGTAGATCGCTCAATAGTTTTAACATTACTTttcagaaagaaatattaatttttataacacactattttacagtttaaatgtttaaatatgtatgtatgataGAGATAATTGTCttttgcactttttattttatctttagtaaatgtaatcattatttaaatttaatacattggttttcttaaaagaaagtataaagttacaataaactaaaaagtattttaactaataaatatatatatatatatatatatatatatatatatatttatatataatatatgtatagatatacatatctatatataatattgttatctacttataaaaaaattgatacatGTTTTCAATAcatactaatttttttcattatttaaaaactaatacaattatatataaatataattataaataatagatatacatatattataaacaaattttttttaatatgcaaatttatgtattaattgcTGCTTCTCTGGAATAATATCGTAATTTGTCTCATTggctgattattattattattatttttatattttctcttttcttagAAGATGAAGTGTCCGTTTACTCGGTTGGAAGCCAGAACCACCTGGTGCCGATAAGATCCAGGAAAACTTTGTAAGTAAGAAAGCGCGAGATTGACAATTTTCTAACCAATGATTAAATTGCTTCATTAAACGAGGAACGTATATTTACTCATTGCAAGTACACGGAAAAAGGTATTCACCGTATGAGATCGTGCAAGGCGGACCATGAAACGCGCTGCGCCCTGCCACTACGCTGGACCCTGGGCCGTGTCCCACTCTCTTCCGTCGTGCGCCCATGTCAAAACACGCTGCTCGCGCTGCACGATACGACGTGCTACGTTCGCAACGCGAAAGCCGGTGCGATGCACGGAAAAATACCGTGCTTAGTACGAGGATAGACGTTGCTGCGCGGCAGCGTGTTTTGACATGGGCGCACGACGAAAGAGAGTGGGGGACACGGCCCAGCGTAGTGGCAGGGCGCAGCGCGTTTCATGGTCCGCTTTGCATGATCTCATACGGTGAATACCTTTTTCCGTGTAGATCAATCTGAGTCTCTGCTAACTAGATTTACTATGTTTGTAGCTTCAAGAAGCGGACGCAGATTTCCAATCTGATGGTAATAATTCTTTGCTTCCTGGTGGGTTCCTTGTTGATAACAGTTGTAGTGCTCGCGGTACTTTGTAAGTTTCTTCTCTAACATATCTTAttcgttataaataaaattatattaaaaatatttatattaaaattacataatatatataaaattattacacacACAAGAAAGTATTATCTATATACGCAGGTTCTTCCCTCGCTATTCGAAAATAGAGCGTTTATATGAAACCTTTCGTAAGCCGAAATGGCGTAAAGCGAAGAAGCAGTTaagcattaatttatatagcaaaaatttttttcgtaaaagcgATAATTCTCTTCGGATTTATTTCAGTTAGCAAAAATAGATACTAACGTAGGTCTTTCGTAAAAGCGAAGTGGCGTGAAGCAAACTTTCGAAAAGTAGAGGATACCTGGATACCTGTATTCTTAATTCTCCAAtaaacaagatatatattgctttgataAGAATATATTGTTCAATATATCTTcgcgttaagaaaaaaatatattaaaaaataataatgcatacGAGTTAGAATATCGAagtagaaatagataaaatctGTTAAATGTCATCGCATTTATCAACTTATGTCTTATATGTAGTATATAAGTCCTTCAACTGTGAGCTAACTTTATCAAGATTATAGTAGGTATAAGCCTAGGTAGCAGGTATGAAAACAGGAAATACCCTTCAGTTAAAAAGAAATGACTCAAGTCTTACGATGCTTTGACATATCTCCCTTTAATGTCCTTACAATTACATTAGATATCCTTGACAAATTATTGGGAAACCATTTAGCATCTTCGATCACTATTGACattgtgtaaatattttagcGAACATGGTTATGTATAGATCGTGTAACGTGACGTCCCACACGTGTTGTTCCACGTAACAACTTCAACAAGAAGTTGTATGCTCATTATTATGCGACGATCTATATTCTATGTTCCACGTGGCCATGATTTCTacacttaatttatattattcaaagtaTTCCTTACTTAGAATTACTGAACATTTTTTAACCACAATTTTAtcggtaaataataaaaataacagaaaacttttttaaataaatatgttaaaaaaataaatattgaaattatatacatatttaaactaaaaaatataattaattccaAAGATacccaaaaaatatttaagtacaagtaaaaacataataataaataaatctctaaaatgattaaatagaaatataagttACATCAATGTGTATGAAAATTTGGGAAGATGcgataaactaataaaattaaaaaggtcCTTGACAATTCTagaattttgtacatatactgTTGTTGCAGATGCATGTAGCACCACGGTGAAGATATGTGATAGCGAGGATTGCGTGCGAGTAGGTGAGTAGTATGCAGTTATTATACTAACAggtgattatatatatatatatatatatatatatatatatatatatattacttgcgCTATTATTAACGTGAACACACATTGCGCataaacgataaaaagaaaaaaaatgtaatggcAATCACTATATCCtggaaacaattatttattcttctttgTTCACCTAGCGGCTAGTTTGAAGGAATCTATGAACGAATCGATAGATCCTTGCGACGATTTTTATCAGTGAGTAAATTTATTGTCGTGTCGTGCTATTATTGTATAATGGATGTAACTGATGCGTATCTCGTGAAATTATACCATACGCGCAATTTCTCTATCACTCTgcaaatctattatttttatgttacgcAAATACTGCACTCGCGTGTTTCACTTTCACTCACTTGTACGAGACATATCACGAATTATTTCGTCGGAGAGTGTATTAATTAACACAGatgtcttattattattaacccACTTGtttaaataacttattaaaCTACTAATGATCTTCATGatgtgtgaaaattttttctttttctcttcattaGGTACGCATGCGGCAGATGGCCGCAGGAGCATCCTATTCCGGATTCCAGCCTGACGAATTCCTGGTTCAACGAGCGTAGCGATCGCGTATCCAGGAAGATCAGAGATCTGCTAAAAGTCAATGTTTCTGCCAGTGAGGTACCGTGGGCAGTGATGCAGGCCAAGACTCTGTTCACCAGCTGCATGGACGTGCGTACGTTGctgttttttgtttaattaggTAGATGTTAATCAAAGAAAGAGCTGCTATAATCGGagatatgttaattataacataattgaCATAAtatgttacacaaataacaatcagtaaaatttattaaaatatgtaattattttttaattttgaatatttcttataagaagataaaTTTCAGATTCCATGAACGAACTCAATTTGTCACCACTATTCGATTTGTTggagttattaaatttacccATCATTCCGGCGACTATTACTAACAAAACGACTAGTTACATCGAACAACTCGCaagggtaaaaaaaaatttaggcTATGACGTTTTCTTTGGCTTCGACGTCATGGCTGATCCAAAGAACAAGAGCAAGAACTTATTGATCTTCCACCTTCCGGATCATTCCAATCCTTTTCCCACGTATGtgcatttttattctatacgattttaaatcttttataaattatttaaaaagttataattaatacatgtaacaacaaattttttattatatttataatagtgATAAAGAATTGGAGAAGCGGTTGCAAATCATCAGATCGCGATTGCGAAAACTAGATGATTTAGATGAAACTATATTGAGCGAGGATGAAGACGCCGAACTTATCTATATGACTGATATTATTAACCAAGTCATCAGCAATGGCACTGTTAATGAATGCAGGCCGGAGGCTGAATCTATGATATATAGAGATGAATTAGAAGAATTTGTTGAGATGCTTTACAACATTAGCAACCTCCTCTATTACGTAAGATGTTTTGGCTAAATCAATTCTAAACTAATGTTTTCGCATGGGCAaagtaaaaatcttattactattatattaagtgcaaaattttattaattaaatatttttggggaataattgaatatttccccaaagatattaattaaatatctttgggaaaatattcaattaaaaaaataaaaatttatttgttttacagGTGGTTCGTGCAAATCGAAATCAGAGTATTTCCATGGAAGACTTGAGCGATAACGATTATATCCTGGTAGACGATCTACAAAAGTTGACGGACGAGTTTATAATGGATAGTAATTCATCTTTCACGCCCAAACCGATTTGGCGCCCTTTCATTGAATCACTTTTCGAGGGGATCCTTACGTTGGATCTTGATAACAAGGATAAAGTTCTCATCGGCAACTTGGAATACTTGAAAAATGTTGCATTGATATTGGCTTCTTTCGAGGAGGAAGATCTCGGTATGTATTCCTGATTTAGCATATATTAACTAATTCtacgaatatagaaaacgggctAACTAAGAACTAAGCGCGGTAAATGATgcgcgaaagttttatttatatttttattttacatattttccaacctttgactgcgcgccgactagatttgtcagacttgaaacacagctccgGTTGAAGTAGTAAAATCCCCCCCTTACacctaattaaatcgattcgatttaatttttgatgctatATGCAtctaaataactgtaaagaaatcattgcgaaaaatattacctcagccagggttcgaacctgcAACTTCCTTCATTCCATGAAGGTGTTGTACCAATTCGACTATATactgaggcatgtggtaattAGTAGATTTAATTAGGTGTAGAGGGAGGgattttactactccaaccGGAGCTGTGTTTGAAGTCTGACAAATCTAGTCGGCGCGCAGTCAAAggttggaaaatatgtaaaataaaaatataaataaaactttcgcgcatcatttaccgcgcttggttcttagttagcccgttttctatattcgtgCGGATTTCCATTAAAACCTATACTTCGAATTTTAACTAATTCTAATTTaactacttttattttttttttatcaatatttaattttggcaatcagtttataaaaaagtttttctaaaatccaatatttatttttaatttagaaagcTATATTTGGTGGGTTATTGTGGATATTGTGGCGCCCCACTGTTCCGAAAAGCTCAGGAACATTTGGAACGAGTACGTGAATAAGTTAATAGAGGTAGAGGTAGCGGAATCCAAGTCGT is a window of Temnothorax longispinosus isolate EJ_2023e chromosome 1, Tlon_JGU_v1, whole genome shotgun sequence DNA encoding:
- the Nep5 gene encoding endothelin-converting enzyme homolog isoform X2 produces the protein MNNERKDEVSVYSVGSQNHLVPIRSRKTFFKKRTQISNLMVIILCFLVGSLLITVVVLAVLYACSTTVKICDSEDCVRVAASLKESMNESIDPCDDFYQYACGRWPQEHPIPDSSLTNSWFNERSDRVSRKIRDLLKVNVSASEVPWAVMQAKTLFTSCMDVHSMNELNLSPLFDLLELLNLPIIPATITNKTTSYIEQLARVKKNLGYDVFFGFDVMADPKNKSKNLLIFHLPDHSNPFPTDKELEKRLQIIRSRLRKLDDLDETILSEDEDAELIYMTDIINQVISNGTVNECRPEAESMIYRDELEEFVEMLYNISNLLYYVVRANRNQSISMEDLSDNDYILVDDLQKLTDEFIMDSNSSFTPKPIWRPFIESLFEGILTLDLDNKDKVLIGNLEYLKNVALILASFEEEDLESYIWWVIVDIVAPHCSEKLRNIWNEYVNKLIEVEVAESKSLHCASVANELMGMAVSWLFVDPTFHNNKVNKVLEMLEDIREAFASLVIKTDWMDQSTKTATLEKSRKMGSEIGFPTWLFNEEKLNEYYKGIDLSETKYLENMIQIIRLEWNTTLARLHDDNLFNESYWATDPTDVNAFHTFQLNHITIPAGILQFPFYELGLEALNYGAIGTILGHELTHGFDSSGRHYDSDGNLRQWWTNETISEYSDRTQCFIDHYNTYYENEVDDYIDGELTLGENIADNGGLREAVIAYEKWKARHGREPLLPGFTQFTHEQLLFLSFAHLWCESYTAKSLKWMLEDSHCPGHVRLQAVLKNSKEFSTVWNCPAGSNMNPSIKCHVW
- the Nep5 gene encoding endothelin-converting enzyme homolog isoform X1 produces the protein MGARRKRVGDTAQRSGRAQRVSWSALHDLIRFKKRTQISNLMVIILCFLVGSLLITVVVLAVLYACSTTVKICDSEDCVRVAASLKESMNESIDPCDDFYQYACGRWPQEHPIPDSSLTNSWFNERSDRVSRKIRDLLKVNVSASEVPWAVMQAKTLFTSCMDVHSMNELNLSPLFDLLELLNLPIIPATITNKTTSYIEQLARVKKNLGYDVFFGFDVMADPKNKSKNLLIFHLPDHSNPFPTDKELEKRLQIIRSRLRKLDDLDETILSEDEDAELIYMTDIINQVISNGTVNECRPEAESMIYRDELEEFVEMLYNISNLLYYVVRANRNQSISMEDLSDNDYILVDDLQKLTDEFIMDSNSSFTPKPIWRPFIESLFEGILTLDLDNKDKVLIGNLEYLKNVALILASFEEEDLESYIWWVIVDIVAPHCSEKLRNIWNEYVNKLIEVEVAESKSLHCASVANELMGMAVSWLFVDPTFHNNKVNKVLEMLEDIREAFASLVIKTDWMDQSTKTATLEKSRKMGSEIGFPTWLFNEEKLNEYYKGIDLSETKYLENMIQIIRLEWNTTLARLHDDNLFNESYWATDPTDVNAFHTFQLNHITIPAGILQFPFYELGLEALNYGAIGTILGHELTHGFDSSGRHYDSDGNLRQWWTNETISEYSDRTQCFIDHYNTYYENEVDDYIDGELTLGENIADNGGLREAVIAYEKWKARHGREPLLPGFTQFTHEQLLFLSFAHLWCESYTAKSLKWMLEDSHCPGHVRLQAVLKNSKEFSTVWNCPAGSNMNPSIKCHVW